In Miscanthus floridulus cultivar M001 chromosome 5, ASM1932011v1, whole genome shotgun sequence, one genomic interval encodes:
- the LOC136450158 gene encoding uncharacterized protein isoform X2, producing MMRDCHSKRALLINDNGEYTSASDIEEEYTMLATGHVGNHYDNEEEEEEEQYGAESADKYLSLIVQRVLSVQMEQAEQSQRHNLFQTKFVINNRSCRVIIDGGSCNNLASMDMVEKLGLTTKQHPRPYYIQWFNNCGKLKVTRIVRIQFSLGSYHDYADCDVVPMQGCSLSLGRPWQHDRDTLHHGRTNQYTLMFKGKKITLLPMSPKAILKDEIERANKENKETSKNENQVIANELASNKKKEPNAKKDAIMLKSPVLLATKSEIIEMTTSNSVCFAIMFKEALFSYEDMPLPMPPAVVNLLQEYEDVFPKEIPPGLPPIQGIEHQIDLIPGASLPKCAP from the coding sequence ATGATGCGGGACTGTCATAGCAAGCGAGCTCTTCTAATCAACGACAATGGTGAGTACACGTCAGCTAGTGATATTGAGGAAGAATATACTATGCTTGCAACTGGCCATGTAGGTAATCATTATGAtaatgaggaagaggaagaggaagagcagTATGGTGCTGAATCAGCAGATAAGTACTTGAGTCTCATTGTACAGCGTGTGCTTAGCGTGCAAATGGAACAAGCTGAACAAAGTCAACGCCACAATCTGTTCCAAACTAAATTTGTCATCAACAACCGATCATGTCGGGTGATCATTGATGGCGGAAGCTGTAACAACTTGGCAAGCATGGACATGGTTGAGAAGCTTGGCTTAACCACAAAACAACATCCTAGGCCCTACTATATTCAATGGTTCAACAATTGTGGTAAACTGAAGGTAACTCGTATTGTGAGGATACAATTTTCACTTGGTTCATATCATGATTATGCTGATTGTGATGTGGTTCCAATGCAAGGATGCTCTTTGTCATTAGGAAGACCATGGCAACATGATAGAGATACCTTGCATCATGGTAGAACCAATCAGTACACGCTCATGTTTAAAGGGAAGAAAATTACTTTGCTGCCTATGTCTCCTAAAGCTATTCTAAAAGATGAAATAGAAAGAGCTAATAAAGAGAACAAGGAAACTAGCAAAAATGAAAATCAAGTTATAGCTAATGAACTTGCTTCAAATAAAAAGAAAGAACCTAATGCTAAGAAAGATGCAATTATGTTGAAAAGTCCGGTTTTACTAGCTACAAAATCTGAAATTATTGAGATGACAACAAGTAATTCTGTTTGCTTTGCTATAATGTTCAAAGAAGCATTATTTTCATATGAGGATATGCCTCTTCCTATGCCTCCTGCTGTTgttaaccttttgcaggagtatgaagaTGTGTTTCCAAAGGAAATACCACCTGGGCTGCCACCAATCCAAGGAATTGAACATCAAATTGATCTAATACCAGGTGCTTCCCTACCCAAGTGTGCACCATAG
- the LOC136450158 gene encoding uncharacterized protein isoform X1, giving the protein MRAHFIPSYYSRDLLNKLQCLKQGKNIVEEYYQELQIGMLHCGLEETPEAKMARFFGGLNREIQTILDYKEYNSITRLFHLACKAEREVQDRQRTRGPSGVISTGWPNQRQAKTSATSSSRTPALSFSNNRVQPTSSTTPTRAPEANKSPAPAPAPSSSSVNSSGRSRDTQCYRCKGYGHMMRDCHSKRALLINDNGEYTSASDIEEEYTMLATGHVGNHYDNEEEEEEEQYGAESADKYLSLIVQRVLSVQMEQAEQSQRHNLFQTKFVINNRSCRVIIDGGSCNNLASMDMVEKLGLTTKQHPRPYYIQWFNNCGKLKVTRIVRIQFSLGSYHDYADCDVVPMQGCSLSLGRPWQHDRDTLHHGRTNQYTLMFKGKKITLLPMSPKAILKDEIERANKENKETSKNENQVIANELASNKKKEPNAKKDAIMLKSPVLLATKSEIIEMTTSNSVCFAIMFKEALFSYEDMPLPMPPAVVNLLQEYEDVFPKEIPPGLPPIQGIEHQIDLIPGASLPKCAP; this is encoded by the coding sequence ATGAGAGCCCATTTTATACCTTCATATTATTCTCGTGATTTATTAAATAAATTGCAATGCTTGAAACAAGGTAAAAACATtgtagaagaatattatcagGAATTGCAAATTGGTATGCTACATTGTGGGTTAGAAGAAACACCGGAAGCTAAGATGGCTAGATTTTTTGGGGGGCTTAACAGGGAAATTCAGACCatacttgattataaagaatataattctataactcgtttatttcaccttgcttgtaaagctgaaagaGAAGTGCAGGACCGGCAAAGGACAAGGGGCCCTTCTGGGGTTATTTCTACAGGTTGGCCAAATCAAAGGCAAGCAAAGACGTCCGCAACTTCCTCCAGCCGCACACCTGCACTAAGCTTCTCCAACAACCGTGTGCAGCCTACTTCCTCTACTACACCTACACGTGCACCTGAGGCAAACAAGagcccagcaccagcaccagccccAAGTTCCTCTTCAGTTAATTCATCAGGAAGATCACGAGATACACAATGCTATCGCTGTAAGGGCTATGGACACATGATGCGGGACTGTCATAGCAAGCGAGCTCTTCTAATCAACGACAATGGTGAGTACACGTCAGCTAGTGATATTGAGGAAGAATATACTATGCTTGCAACTGGCCATGTAGGTAATCATTATGAtaatgaggaagaggaagaggaagagcagTATGGTGCTGAATCAGCAGATAAGTACTTGAGTCTCATTGTACAGCGTGTGCTTAGCGTGCAAATGGAACAAGCTGAACAAAGTCAACGCCACAATCTGTTCCAAACTAAATTTGTCATCAACAACCGATCATGTCGGGTGATCATTGATGGCGGAAGCTGTAACAACTTGGCAAGCATGGACATGGTTGAGAAGCTTGGCTTAACCACAAAACAACATCCTAGGCCCTACTATATTCAATGGTTCAACAATTGTGGTAAACTGAAGGTAACTCGTATTGTGAGGATACAATTTTCACTTGGTTCATATCATGATTATGCTGATTGTGATGTGGTTCCAATGCAAGGATGCTCTTTGTCATTAGGAAGACCATGGCAACATGATAGAGATACCTTGCATCATGGTAGAACCAATCAGTACACGCTCATGTTTAAAGGGAAGAAAATTACTTTGCTGCCTATGTCTCCTAAAGCTATTCTAAAAGATGAAATAGAAAGAGCTAATAAAGAGAACAAGGAAACTAGCAAAAATGAAAATCAAGTTATAGCTAATGAACTTGCTTCAAATAAAAAGAAAGAACCTAATGCTAAGAAAGATGCAATTATGTTGAAAAGTCCGGTTTTACTAGCTACAAAATCTGAAATTATTGAGATGACAACAAGTAATTCTGTTTGCTTTGCTATAATGTTCAAAGAAGCATTATTTTCATATGAGGATATGCCTCTTCCTATGCCTCCTGCTGTTgttaaccttttgcaggagtatgaagaTGTGTTTCCAAAGGAAATACCACCTGGGCTGCCACCAATCCAAGGAATTGAACATCAAATTGATCTAATACCAGGTGCTTCCCTACCCAAGTGTGCACCATAG